The Salegentibacter mishustinae genome includes a window with the following:
- the folE gene encoding GTP cyclohydrolase I FolE yields the protein MKIDKILNEIDEQGDAHVGSSAETPIREDAFELSDIEKVALINKDVKHIMETLGLDLTDDSLKGTPQRVAKMFVNEIFAGLNPERKPIASTFENKYKYGEMLVEKNITVYSTCEHHLLPIVGKAHVAYISKGRVIGLSKMNRIVDYFAKRPQVQERMTMQIVQELQKALGTPDVACVVDAKHLCVNSRGIRDIDSSTVTSEFGGAFKEQSVKREFLDYIKLDTTF from the coding sequence ATGAAAATAGACAAAATTTTGAATGAAATTGATGAGCAGGGAGATGCACATGTAGGAAGCAGTGCAGAAACCCCTATTCGTGAAGATGCTTTTGAACTGAGTGATATTGAAAAAGTAGCGCTCATCAATAAAGATGTAAAACATATTATGGAAACTTTAGGCCTTGATCTTACAGACGATAGCCTGAAGGGAACTCCACAACGGGTGGCAAAAATGTTTGTAAATGAGATTTTTGCCGGATTAAACCCGGAGAGAAAACCCATTGCATCAACTTTTGAAAACAAATACAAATATGGCGAAATGTTGGTAGAAAAGAATATCACTGTATATTCTACCTGCGAGCACCATTTACTTCCTATAGTTGGAAAAGCTCACGTGGCCTATATTTCTAAAGGGCGCGTTATCGGGCTTTCAAAAATGAACCGAATAGTAGATTATTTCGCGAAAAGACCACAGGTACAGGAGCGAATGACGATGCAAATTGTTCAGGAGCTACAAAAAGCTTTGGGTACACCAGATGTTGCTTGTGTAGTTGATGCCAAGCACCTTTGTGTGAACAGCCGCGGAATTAGAGATATAGATAGTAGCACCGTGACCAGTGAATTTGGTGGAGCTTTCAAAGAACAGTCTGTAAAAAGAGAATTCCTTGACTATATAAAATTAGACACTACTTTTTAA
- the cysS gene encoding cysteine--tRNA ligase, whose protein sequence is MALYQEQSLKMYNSMTGEKEVFKPINEGTVGMYVCGPTVYSNVHLGNCRTFISFDLVFRYLKHLGYKVRYVRNITDAGHLENDADSGEDRIAKKARLEQIEPMEVVQRYTIDFHNILQKFNNLPPSIEPTATGHIVEQIEIIKTIIEKGFAYEVNGSVYFDVKKFNETNHYGKLSGRDIDNMIANTRELAAQSDKKNPQDFALWKKAEPQHIMRWPSPWSDGFPGWHLECTVMSTKYLGEEFDIHGGGMDLKFPHHECEIAQGEAATGKNPVHYWLHANMLTLNGKKMAKSTGNNILPEEIFSGNNDVLDKPFSPNVTRFFMLQANYRSILDFSDEALKASEKGFNRLMDAYHAIDELPISDKSSIDIKSWKQSCYDAMNDDFNSPILIAKLFDAVKMINNIKEEAATITSEDKDELQKTMSAFMFDVLGLLDKVSENNDTSDKLSSTIELLIKLRAEARNNKDFALSDQIRDQLQEMGIQLKDGKEGTTFTIKPA, encoded by the coding sequence ATGGCGCTATACCAGGAACAAAGCTTGAAAATGTACAATTCAATGACGGGGGAAAAAGAAGTCTTTAAACCCATAAACGAAGGAACCGTTGGAATGTATGTTTGCGGCCCTACTGTTTACAGTAATGTTCATTTAGGTAATTGCCGAACTTTTATCTCCTTTGATCTTGTTTTTCGATATCTGAAGCATTTGGGATATAAAGTAAGATATGTTAGAAATATTACCGATGCCGGTCATCTTGAAAATGATGCCGACAGTGGAGAAGATAGAATTGCCAAGAAAGCACGATTAGAACAAATAGAACCTATGGAAGTAGTACAACGCTACACCATAGATTTTCATAATATCCTGCAGAAATTCAATAACCTGCCGCCAAGTATAGAACCTACGGCTACCGGCCATATTGTTGAACAAATCGAGATCATTAAAACCATTATCGAAAAAGGATTTGCCTACGAGGTAAACGGTTCGGTTTATTTTGATGTAAAGAAGTTCAACGAAACCAACCATTATGGTAAGCTAAGCGGAAGGGATATTGATAACATGATCGCCAATACACGAGAACTTGCCGCACAGAGCGATAAGAAAAATCCGCAGGACTTTGCACTTTGGAAAAAAGCCGAACCACAGCATATTATGCGCTGGCCTTCGCCCTGGAGCGATGGTTTCCCTGGCTGGCATTTAGAGTGCACCGTGATGAGCACAAAATATTTAGGGGAAGAATTTGATATTCACGGAGGCGGAATGGATCTAAAATTCCCGCACCATGAATGTGAAATTGCCCAGGGAGAAGCCGCTACCGGGAAAAACCCGGTTCATTACTGGCTACACGCCAACATGCTTACTTTAAACGGTAAGAAAATGGCTAAAAGTACGGGCAATAATATTCTTCCTGAAGAAATTTTCTCTGGAAATAACGATGTTTTAGACAAACCATTTTCACCGAATGTGACCCGATTCTTTATGCTTCAGGCCAATTACCGTAGCATCCTGGATTTTTCAGATGAAGCACTAAAAGCAAGCGAAAAAGGTTTTAACCGATTAATGGATGCTTACCACGCCATAGATGAGCTTCCGATTTCAGATAAATCGAGCATAGATATAAAGAGTTGGAAACAGTCTTGCTACGATGCGATGAACGATGACTTTAACAGCCCGATTCTAATTGCCAAGCTTTTTGATGCGGTTAAGATGATTAATAACATCAAAGAAGAAGCCGCTACAATCACTTCTGAAGATAAAGACGAATTGCAAAAAACAATGTCGGCTTTTATGTTTGACGTGTTAGGTCTTTTAGACAAGGTTTCTGAAAATAATGATACTTCAGATAAGCTTTCTTCAACAATAGAATTACTTATAAAACTGCGAGCTGAAGCAAGAAACAATAAAGATTTTGCTTTAAGTGACCAGATAAGAGATCAATTACAGGAAATGGGTATTCAGCTTAAAGACGGAAAAGAGGGCACTACTTTCACTATCAAACCAGCATGA
- the yidD gene encoding membrane protein insertion efficiency factor YidD: MLKKWLAYPFILLVRFYQNFISPLTPATCRYTPTCSQYSLTALQRFGVFKGGWLSLKRIFSCNPWGGKGYDPVPEKTKTKI; encoded by the coding sequence ATGCTTAAAAAATGGTTAGCATATCCGTTTATCCTGTTAGTGAGATTTTATCAGAATTTCATTTCGCCACTTACACCGGCAACCTGTCGTTATACACCAACCTGCTCCCAGTACAGCCTAACGGCTTTACAGCGTTTTGGCGTTTTCAAAGGTGGCTGGCTTAGCTTAAAACGCATTTTTAGCTGTAACCCCTGGGGCGGAAAAGGCTACGATCCCGTTCCCGAAAAAACAAAAACCAAAATATAG
- the lgt gene encoding prolipoprotein diacylglyceryl transferase — MLFNAITWSPSEGLDLGFFTLHYYSLMFLIAFGLGWYIMKSIYVREKVSIEKLDSLFIYTVLATLIGARLGHVIFYDWDYFQNHLLEIFLPVRFEPEFEFTGFRGLASHGAAIGIIIAMYLYRKRVLDKPVLWVLDRIVLPVASGAIFVRIGNFMNSEIIGKPTNSDYGVIFANLGETFPRHPAQLYESFCYLLIFILLWFLYWKTEKRHKIGYLFGLFLVLLWTVRFFIEFIKEAQVEERTTWLLNTGQWLSIPFIIAGLYFMYRPTKPRTV, encoded by the coding sequence ATGCTTTTTAACGCGATCACCTGGAGCCCTTCAGAAGGTTTAGACTTAGGTTTTTTCACCCTTCACTATTACAGTTTAATGTTTTTGATAGCCTTTGGATTAGGCTGGTATATCATGAAAAGCATTTATGTAAGGGAAAAAGTATCTATAGAAAAACTGGATTCGCTTTTTATTTATACGGTTCTGGCAACGCTAATTGGTGCTAGGCTGGGACACGTAATTTTTTATGATTGGGATTACTTTCAAAATCATTTATTAGAAATATTCTTACCGGTTAGATTTGAACCCGAATTTGAATTTACCGGTTTTAGAGGTTTGGCCAGTCATGGTGCAGCAATTGGGATTATCATCGCAATGTATCTTTATCGAAAACGCGTTTTAGACAAACCAGTGCTATGGGTTTTAGATAGAATTGTACTTCCTGTAGCCAGTGGAGCTATTTTTGTAAGAATAGGAAATTTTATGAATTCTGAAATTATAGGAAAACCCACCAATTCCGATTACGGAGTGATTTTCGCAAATCTAGGCGAGACTTTTCCACGCCACCCAGCCCAGTTATATGAATCTTTTTGCTATTTACTTATCTTTATATTGCTATGGTTCTTATACTGGAAAACCGAAAAACGCCATAAAATAGGTTATCTTTTTGGCCTATTCCTGGTTTTACTTTGGACGGTGAGATTCTTTATCGAATTTATAAAAGAAGCCCAGGTAGAAGAACGAACCACCTGGTTGTTAAATACCGGGCAATGGCTTAGTATTCCCTTTATAATTGCTGGATTGTATTTTATGTATCGTCCTACCAAACCAAGAACCGTATGA
- a CDS encoding DUF192 domain-containing protein, producing the protein MIRKCIILSAILTISFLSSCKDDETEAPIETEEITFTKEGEATLLKPNGDTIQQIDIEIADNSYERQTGLMYRESMEDNRGMLFIYDNEAPRAFYMKNTYIPLDIIYFAADSTAVSFQKNAQPQDETSLPSGEPAQFVLELNAGLADDWNIEVGDKIDFERVD; encoded by the coding sequence ATGATACGTAAATGCATAATCTTATCGGCTATTTTAACCATTTCCTTCCTATCTTCCTGTAAAGATGATGAGACTGAAGCACCCATAGAAACCGAAGAGATCACTTTCACTAAAGAAGGTGAAGCTACTTTGCTGAAACCTAATGGAGATACTATTCAGCAAATCGATATTGAAATTGCCGATAATTCTTATGAACGCCAAACAGGTTTAATGTATCGCGAAAGTATGGAAGACAACCGGGGAATGCTCTTTATTTATGATAACGAAGCTCCACGAGCCTTTTATATGAAAAACACTTATATCCCTCTAGATATTATTTATTTTGCTGCAGACAGCACCGCAGTGAGTTTCCAGAAGAACGCGCAACCGCAGGATGAAACTTCGTTACCATCTGGAGAACCGGCCCAGTTCGTCCTTGAATTAAACGCGGGACTTGCAGACGATTGGAACATTGAAGTTGGCGACAAGATAGATTTCGAAAGGGTAGATTAG
- the secDF gene encoding protein translocase subunit SecDF — MQNKGLIKVFAILFGLVCIYQLSFTFITNNVESEAEDFARQKISENVENYSALRDVEQQNYLDSVGNNEIVAGITYSDAKDKELNKGLDLKGGINVILQISVKDILAGLANNTDDPAFNQAIAEADEASTDSQDDYVDLFFEAFNNIPDAKLASPDVFANKTLSDEINFEMSNDEVETVIRRKVDESITSAFEVLRKRIDKFGVTQPNIQRLGNSGRILVELPGAKDINRVQGLLQSTAQLEFWHVYKNNELGNFLAQANNVLKDVVGEETEVQADTTAAESDSDIDELLAESEESTDEVSTGNNPLFELVEGPGFQGGPVLAYFSVQDTAKVNKYLSMPQVRSLLPAEQRYAKFAWGIPEEEGVVGLYALKGNRNMEPPLSGDVITDAQQTYDQMGRVAVSMQMDGRGAKLWEEMTGLASTQQSNIAIVLDNTVYSAPGVSTGPISGGRSEISGDFTITEGQDLANVLRAGKLPASADIIQSEIVGPSLGQEAIDSGIWSFAIALVFVLLWMIFYYGKAGLFADVALAVNILFIFGILAGLGAVLTLPGIAGIVLTIGISVDANVLIFERIREELAKGKVQKDAIKDGFNNALSSILDANITTGLTGFILLILGTGPIKGFATTLLIGIATSLFTAIFITRLFIDGYGKNGKSLDFATGATKNLFRNVKIDWLGKRKMAYIISGILIIISIGSIIVQGLNPGVDFVGGRTYTVRFDQDVNPTDVEQDLIAEFGSAEAKTFGPNNQLKITTKYKVDEESTAVDNEIQQSMFNALQSYLPQDLTFDEFTTGGAEREIGIMQSMKVGPTIADDIKNDSFWAILGSLVVIFLYILLRFRKWQFSIGAVAAVAHDVIIVLGVFSLLYKVMPFSMEINQAFIAAILTVIGYSLNDTVVVFDRIREFVNEHTSWPLGKTVNVALDSTISRTLNTSLTTLIVLLAIFIFGGESIRGFMFALIIGVIVGTYSSLFIATPVMFDSVTDKSKIEKKKKIEEDSEATTA, encoded by the coding sequence ATGCAGAACAAAGGACTGATTAAGGTTTTTGCAATTTTATTTGGACTGGTATGTATATATCAGTTGTCTTTTACTTTTATTACCAATAATGTAGAAAGTGAAGCTGAAGATTTTGCCAGGCAAAAAATTAGCGAAAATGTAGAAAATTATTCAGCATTGAGAGATGTTGAACAGCAAAACTATCTCGATTCGGTTGGGAACAACGAGATTGTTGCAGGTATTACTTACAGTGACGCCAAAGACAAAGAGCTTAACAAAGGGCTTGACCTTAAAGGAGGAATTAACGTAATTCTTCAAATTTCGGTTAAAGATATTCTTGCCGGCTTAGCAAATAATACCGACGATCCTGCCTTTAACCAGGCGATAGCAGAAGCTGATGAAGCTTCTACAGATAGCCAGGACGATTATGTAGACCTTTTCTTTGAGGCTTTTAATAATATTCCTGATGCTAAGCTTGCATCTCCAGATGTGTTTGCTAATAAAACACTAAGTGATGAGATTAACTTCGAAATGTCTAACGACGAAGTTGAAACAGTAATTAGAAGGAAGGTTGATGAGTCTATTACTTCTGCTTTTGAAGTTTTAAGAAAACGTATCGATAAATTCGGGGTAACCCAACCAAATATTCAGCGTTTAGGGAATTCAGGAAGAATTCTTGTTGAATTACCTGGTGCAAAAGATATTAACCGTGTACAGGGATTGTTGCAGAGTACTGCGCAATTAGAGTTTTGGCACGTTTATAAAAATAATGAGTTAGGTAACTTCCTGGCTCAGGCTAATAATGTGCTTAAGGATGTAGTTGGCGAAGAAACAGAAGTTCAAGCTGATACTACTGCTGCTGAAAGCGATAGCGACATAGATGAATTACTTGCCGAAAGTGAAGAATCTACTGATGAAGTAAGCACAGGAAATAATCCTTTATTCGAACTTGTAGAAGGTCCTGGATTCCAGGGAGGTCCTGTTTTGGCATATTTCTCTGTTCAGGATACCGCTAAAGTGAACAAATATCTAAGTATGCCGCAGGTAAGATCTTTACTTCCTGCAGAGCAACGTTACGCTAAATTCGCCTGGGGAATTCCAGAAGAAGAAGGTGTTGTTGGTCTTTATGCTTTAAAAGGTAACCGTAATATGGAGCCACCACTTAGTGGTGATGTGATTACAGATGCACAACAAACTTATGACCAAATGGGTCGGGTTGCGGTTTCTATGCAAATGGATGGAAGAGGAGCTAAGCTATGGGAAGAAATGACCGGTCTGGCTTCAACACAACAGAGCAATATCGCAATTGTTTTAGATAATACAGTTTATTCTGCTCCGGGAGTTTCTACCGGACCTATTTCAGGTGGAAGAAGCGAAATTAGTGGAGATTTTACTATTACCGAAGGTCAGGATTTAGCCAATGTTCTTAGAGCTGGTAAACTTCCTGCTTCCGCAGATATTATTCAGAGCGAAATTGTAGGACCAAGTTTAGGTCAGGAAGCTATAGACAGCGGAATTTGGTCATTTGCCATCGCCCTTGTTTTTGTATTGCTATGGATGATTTTCTACTATGGTAAAGCCGGTCTTTTTGCTGATGTTGCCCTTGCAGTGAACATTCTTTTCATCTTCGGAATCCTTGCGGGTCTTGGAGCTGTGTTAACGTTACCTGGTATTGCCGGTATTGTATTAACTATTGGTATATCGGTAGATGCTAACGTACTTATCTTTGAGAGAATTCGTGAAGAACTTGCTAAAGGAAAAGTACAAAAAGATGCCATTAAAGACGGGTTTAATAACGCACTGTCTTCAATTTTAGATGCGAATATTACTACCGGTTTAACTGGTTTCATTCTATTGATTTTAGGTACAGGGCCAATTAAAGGTTTTGCCACTACTTTATTAATAGGTATCGCGACTTCTTTATTTACCGCAATTTTCATCACTAGATTATTTATTGATGGTTATGGTAAAAACGGAAAGTCACTTGATTTTGCTACGGGCGCAACCAAAAACCTTTTCAGAAATGTAAAAATAGATTGGCTCGGAAAGCGTAAAATGGCTTACATAATCTCTGGAATTTTAATCATAATAAGTATTGGTTCTATAATAGTACAAGGATTAAACCCGGGAGTTGATTTTGTAGGGGGTAGAACTTATACCGTGCGTTTTGATCAGGATGTGAATCCAACTGATGTAGAACAGGATCTGATCGCTGAATTTGGAAGTGCCGAAGCAAAAACTTTTGGACCAAATAATCAGCTTAAGATCACGACTAAATACAAGGTTGATGAAGAAAGTACAGCGGTAGATAACGAGATCCAACAATCTATGTTTAATGCTTTACAATCTTACCTTCCGCAAGATCTTACTTTCGATGAATTTACTACAGGTGGAGCCGAAAGAGAAATTGGTATTATGCAGTCTATGAAAGTAGGTCCAACTATTGCCGATGATATTAAGAACGACTCTTTCTGGGCTATCTTAGGATCGCTAGTAGTAATTTTCTTGTATATCTTATTGCGATTTAGAAAATGGCAGTTTAGTATTGGTGCTGTTGCTGCAGTAGCTCACGATGTTATAATTGTTTTGGGTGTCTTCTCTTTATTATACAAAGTGATGCCATTTAGTATGGAAATTAACCAGGCATTTATTGCTGCAATCCTTACGGTAATTGGTTACTCATTAAACGATACCGTGGTTGTATTTGATAGAATTAGAGAATTTGTAAACGAACACACCAGCTGGCCATTAGGTAAAACAGTAAATGTGGCTTTAGATAGTACTATTAGCCGTACCTTGAATACCTCGCTTACTACTTTAATCGTTTTACTTGCTATCTTTATCTTTGGTGGAGAAAGCATTAGAGGCTTTATGTTTGCCTTGATCATTGGTGTGATTGTAGGTACTTATTCCTCTTTATTTATCGCAACTCCTGTTATGTTTGACAGTGTGACTGATAAATCTAAGATTGAAAAGAAGAAGAAAATTGAAGAAGACTCTGAAGCAACTACTGCTTAA
- the mdh gene encoding malate dehydrogenase, which produces MKVTIVGAGAVGASCAEYVAIKDFASEVVLLDIKDGVAEGKAMDLMQTATLNSFDTKITGTTNDYSKTAGSDIAVITSGIPRKPGMTREELIGINAGIVKEVSSNLIKHSPNVTLIVVSNPMDTMTYLVHKTTGLPKNKIIGMGGALDSARFKFRLSEALECPPSDVDGMVIGGHSDTGMVPLTRLATRNSVPVSAFLSEDRLNQVSEDTKVGGATLTKLLGTSAWYAPGAAVSALVQAIACDQKKMFPCSAMLEGEYGLNDICIGVPAILGKDGLEKIVEIELDDAESNKIKESAEGVNKTNALLEL; this is translated from the coding sequence ATGAAAGTTACTATAGTAGGAGCAGGTGCCGTTGGTGCTAGCTGTGCAGAATATGTTGCCATTAAAGATTTTGCTTCAGAAGTGGTTTTACTCGATATTAAAGACGGAGTAGCTGAAGGGAAAGCAATGGATTTAATGCAAACTGCAACCCTTAACAGTTTTGATACTAAAATCACCGGAACAACCAACGATTATTCTAAAACTGCGGGTAGTGATATTGCTGTGATTACAAGTGGTATTCCGCGTAAACCAGGAATGACTCGCGAGGAATTGATTGGAATAAACGCCGGGATCGTAAAAGAAGTTTCATCAAACCTTATTAAGCATTCTCCGAATGTAACACTAATAGTGGTAAGTAATCCTATGGATACTATGACTTACCTTGTGCATAAAACTACCGGTCTTCCAAAGAATAAAATTATTGGAATGGGCGGAGCTTTAGATAGCGCACGTTTTAAATTTAGATTGAGTGAAGCTTTAGAATGTCCGCCATCAGATGTTGATGGGATGGTAATTGGAGGTCATAGCGATACCGGGATGGTGCCGCTAACAAGATTGGCTACCAGAAATTCTGTACCTGTATCTGCATTTTTATCTGAAGATCGTTTAAACCAGGTTTCAGAAGATACTAAAGTAGGTGGCGCAACCCTTACAAAATTATTAGGAACCAGTGCATGGTATGCACCTGGTGCGGCAGTTTCAGCTTTGGTTCAGGCAATTGCTTGCGACCAAAAGAAAATGTTCCCTTGCTCTGCAATGTTGGAAGGTGAATACGGATTAAATGATATTTGCATTGGAGTGCCTGCAATTTTAGGTAAAGACGGACTTGAGAAAATTGTTGAGATAGAGCTTGATGATGCAGAGTCTAATAAGATTAAAGAAAGTGCAGAGGGCGTGAATAAAACCAATGCCCTATTAGAACTATAA
- a CDS encoding DUF6588 family protein, whose protein sequence is MKFQAKYLILFILFSVNSYAQEDDLTKFANEMLYIADEFAGPAAEGAAYQAGAGWFTSATALKPWKVEISFQGNALIVPSNRQSFTISNNDLAGVHENGGAILSIEGEGSNAVVPTAFGGETDTYFVGDIDYAGNTVPIRFQAIEGINKSVLAYPFVQATVGLPYETEFSARILPQLTVDGVAFTTYGAALKHNFTQYFKFNNEDDFQASAIVAFSQFDVEYEFIDPVDLSSDGSSFGNLTLVNVNSNLWMASVLGSKKYGDDFEVFGALGATNSNFSYAMGGSGIALSPINNALRGLDQSQAQFKADLGFNIYFNRFKISTMATAGKFFHINAGLHFRI, encoded by the coding sequence TTGAAATTTCAAGCTAAATACCTCATTCTATTTATTTTATTTTCAGTTAATTCCTACGCTCAGGAAGATGATCTTACAAAATTTGCAAATGAGATGCTGTATATCGCAGATGAATTTGCAGGACCTGCAGCCGAAGGGGCTGCCTATCAGGCAGGAGCCGGTTGGTTTACTTCAGCAACTGCTTTAAAACCATGGAAAGTAGAGATCTCCTTTCAGGGAAATGCTTTAATTGTTCCTTCTAACCGTCAAAGTTTTACTATTTCAAATAACGATCTTGCCGGTGTTCACGAAAATGGCGGGGCAATTCTAAGTATTGAAGGTGAAGGCAGTAATGCGGTGGTGCCAACTGCTTTTGGTGGAGAAACCGATACTTATTTTGTTGGAGATATTGATTACGCAGGTAATACTGTACCCATTAGATTTCAGGCTATAGAAGGAATTAATAAAAGTGTACTTGCCTATCCTTTTGTGCAAGCTACTGTTGGCTTGCCCTATGAGACAGAATTTTCAGCAAGAATCCTTCCGCAGCTAACTGTAGACGGCGTGGCATTTACTACTTACGGTGCAGCGCTAAAACATAATTTTACACAGTATTTTAAATTTAATAATGAAGATGATTTTCAGGCTTCAGCAATAGTTGCATTTAGCCAGTTTGATGTAGAATATGAATTTATTGATCCGGTAGACCTATCTTCTGACGGTAGTTCTTTCGGAAACTTAACGCTAGTAAATGTGAACTCCAATCTTTGGATGGCTTCGGTATTAGGCTCTAAAAAGTATGGAGATGATTTTGAAGTATTTGGAGCTTTAGGAGCAACGAATTCTAATTTTAGCTATGCTATGGGAGGATCTGGTATAGCATTAAGTCCTATTAATAATGCGCTGAGAGGCTTAGACCAAAGCCAGGCGCAATTTAAAGCCGATCTTGGTTTTAATATTTATTTCAATAGATTTAAAATTAGTACCATGGCGACTGCCGGTAAATTTTTTCATATTAACGCCGGGCTGCATTTTAGAATATAA
- the gyrB gene encoding DNA topoisomerase (ATP-hydrolyzing) subunit B translates to MSEEAKKHNYSADSIQALEGMEHVRLRPSMYIGDTGVRGLHHLVYEVVDNSIDEAMAGHCDTIKVTINEDGSVTTEDNGRGIPIDLHKKEGVSALQVVMTKIGAGGKFDKDSYKVSGGLHGVGVSCVNALSTALKATVYRDGQIWEQEYEIGKPLYPVKPVGETDLNGTVITFKPDPSIFQQSVDYSYETLSSRMRELAYLNKGIQITLTDKREVNKEGEYLSERFYSEDGLKEFIKFLDGNREPIIADVISMEGEKNDIPVEVAMVYNTSFNENLHSYVNNINTHEGGTHLSGFRRGLTTTLKKYADASGMLDKLKFEIVGDDFREGLTAIISVKVAEPQFEGQTKTKLGNREVTSAVSQAVSEMLENYLEENPNDAKTIIQKVILAAQARNAAKKARDMVQRKTAMSIGGLPGKLSDCSEQDPTQSEVFLVEGDSAGGTAKQGRDRKFQAILPLRGKILNVEKAMTHRVFDNEEIKNIYTALGVTIGTEEDSKALNTDKLRYHKVVIMCDADVDGSHIETLILTFFYRYMKELIEGGHIYIATPPLYLVKKGSKKRYAWSEEERDEIAESYSGGVQIQRYKGLGEMNAEQLWDTTMDPERRKLRQVSIDNSGEADRIFSMLMGDEVPPRREFIEKNAKYANIDA, encoded by the coding sequence ATGAGCGAAGAAGCCAAAAAACACAATTACTCGGCCGATAGTATCCAGGCGTTAGAAGGAATGGAGCATGTGCGCTTACGGCCTTCTATGTATATTGGAGATACCGGCGTAAGAGGTTTGCATCATTTGGTGTATGAGGTGGTAGATAACTCTATAGATGAGGCTATGGCCGGCCATTGTGATACCATTAAAGTTACCATAAATGAAGATGGCTCGGTAACTACCGAGGATAACGGGAGGGGAATCCCGATAGACCTTCATAAGAAAGAAGGTGTTTCTGCGTTGCAGGTGGTAATGACCAAGATTGGTGCCGGTGGTAAATTCGATAAAGACTCTTATAAGGTTTCCGGTGGTTTACACGGGGTTGGGGTAAGTTGTGTTAACGCGCTTTCTACCGCTCTTAAAGCTACGGTTTACAGAGATGGTCAAATTTGGGAGCAGGAATATGAAATAGGAAAGCCGCTTTATCCGGTTAAACCTGTGGGTGAAACCGACCTTAATGGAACGGTGATCACCTTTAAGCCAGATCCAAGTATTTTTCAGCAAAGTGTAGATTATAGCTACGAAACTTTGTCTAGCAGAATGCGTGAGTTGGCATATTTGAACAAAGGAATTCAAATTACACTTACCGATAAGCGTGAGGTTAATAAAGAAGGTGAATATCTTTCTGAAAGATTTTATTCTGAAGATGGATTAAAAGAATTTATAAAATTCCTTGATGGAAACCGTGAGCCTATTATCGCAGATGTGATCTCGATGGAAGGCGAAAAGAACGATATTCCTGTTGAGGTAGCGATGGTTTATAATACCTCTTTTAACGAAAACCTGCATTCTTACGTTAATAATATTAATACCCACGAAGGTGGAACACACTTATCTGGTTTTAGACGTGGTTTAACTACCACGCTTAAAAAATATGCCGATGCTTCGGGTATGCTGGATAAACTGAAGTTTGAGATCGTTGGAGATGATTTCCGTGAGGGATTAACCGCGATTATTTCAGTAAAAGTAGCAGAGCCTCAGTTTGAAGGGCAAACAAAAACAAAACTTGGGAACAGGGAAGTGACTTCGGCTGTTTCACAGGCGGTTTCAGAAATGCTTGAAAATTACCTGGAAGAAAACCCGAATGATGCGAAAACCATTATTCAAAAGGTGATTCTTGCAGCGCAGGCCAGGAATGCGGCGAAGAAAGCCCGTGATATGGTTCAGCGTAAAACCGCGATGAGTATTGGCGGCTTGCCCGGGAAATTATCTGACTGTTCTGAACAGGATCCTACACAGAGTGAAGTTTTTCTTGTTGAGGGTGACTCGGCGGGTGGTACAGCCAAACAGGGTCGTGACCGTAAATTCCAGGCCATCCTTCCGTTGAGAGGTAAGATTCTGAATGTTGAAAAAGCGATGACACATCGTGTTTTTGATAATGAAGAGATAAAGAATATTTACACTGCTCTTGGAGTTACTATTGGTACTGAGGAGGATAGTAAGGCCTTAAATACCGATAAATTAAGATATCATAAAGTGGTAATAATGTGTGATGCCGACGTAGATGGTAGTCACATTGAAACCCTTATCTTAACTTTCTTCTATAGATATATGAAAGAATTGATAGAAGGAGGACATATTTATATTGCAACCCCACCTTTATATTTGGTGAAAAAAGGAAGCAAGAAGCGTTATGCCTGGAGCGAGGAAGAACGCGATGAGATTGCTGAAAGTTATAGCGGTGGAGTTCAAATTCAACGTTATAAGGGTCTTGGGGAGATGAATGCCGAACAACTTTGGGATACTACTATGGATCCTGAAAGAAGAAAACTAAGACAGGTAAGTATAGACAATAGTGGTGAGGCTGATAGAATCTTCTCTATGCTTATGGGAGATGAGGTGCCGCCAAGACGTGAATTTATCGAGAAGAACGCTAAGTACGCGAATATTGATGCCTAG